From the Bradyrhizobium ontarionense genome, the window GCCCGGAGGGGCGCTCTCGCTCGCCATGGACTACGGCGAGTTGTTGCTGGCCCGCCCTTCCGCTGCCGACGAAGCGGGCCCTGCGATCGCGCAGCATCTCCTCGACTTGGCCGCGCTCGGCCTCGGTGCCCGCGGCGACCTGATGCTGAAGGCCCGACGCGGTGGCTTGCGCAGCGTTCGCCTGACCGCGGTGCTCGCGATTCTGAACACGCGCTTCAGTGAGCCGGATTTTTCGGCGCAGAAGCTCGCCGCCGCGGCCGGCCTGTCCGAGCGCTACGTCAACGACCTGCTCCACGAGGCCGGTGCCGGCTTCTCGGCCCGGCTGAACGAGCTGCGCCTACGCAAGGCCATGGACCTGCTGGCCGGGGGAGGGCGCCGCATCAGCGATATCGCCTTTGCCTGCGGATTCAACGACCTGTCCTATTTCAACCGCTGTTTCAGGCGCCGCTTCGGGTTGACGCCGACGGGCGCGAGGGGGAAATAGCGGAGGCCCGGCGGCGGTTCGACGCAACTTGTGCCCGGGCCTGTGCGTTGCCATGTCATGGGTATGCAAGACCAGATGTCCATCTCGCCCCGCCGTGCGTCCGGACGCGCCTCGCAGGCGGATTTCAACGCCAACGAGGCGCGCGGTCCCGTCATCGACCAGGACGGGCGCGAGATTCCGCAGCAAGGCCCGTTCCAGGGGTCCTTTCGTGGATCGTTCAACGGCGCCTTCCACGGCT encodes:
- a CDS encoding helix-turn-helix domain-containing protein — encoded protein: MTIVRKMLSTDMLPKGLADRQRYLCFAELFEHFSNTGELDPADDVPFRAAMNAIHIGTTLLGRCDGTFTRVRRERRQVLATNDDRYCLARNAGSSEATVVHRGREFSLRPGAMVLLKLDEPFFSADGSSHKRFVNVHLPMVTLRSMVPDVDDLVGRELEPGGALSLAMDYGELLLARPSAADEAGPAIAQHLLDLAALGLGARGDLMLKARRGGLRSVRLTAVLAILNTRFSEPDFSAQKLAAAAGLSERYVNDLLHEAGAGFSARLNELRLRKAMDLLAGGGRRISDIAFACGFNDLSYFNRCFRRRFGLTPTGARGK